The following coding sequences lie in one Candidatus Methylomirabilis sp. genomic window:
- the amrB gene encoding AmmeMemoRadiSam system protein B, giving the protein MIRRAAVAGSFYSGAPERLRAQATDFIQWDLPKVRGIGAVVPHAGLIYSGKVAGSVYARLAFPDVFVILGPNHTGVGAGVAIMTYGRWETPLGQAPIDADLAKTILQNSQAIEEDQLGHQREHSIEVQLPLLQAFGLPFSFVPICLFSSEYAVCQDVGLAVAEAVARSDRSVLIVASTDMSHYISQDQAKAKDQLAIEAILACDPERLHRVVRREEITMCGFHPTTAMLIAARELGATSAELVGYATSADVTKDDSRVVGYAGLIVR; this is encoded by the coding sequence ATGATTCGACGAGCAGCAGTAGCGGGCTCATTCTACTCTGGCGCCCCAGAGCGGTTGCGGGCGCAGGCGACCGATTTTATCCAATGGGATCTTCCCAAGGTGCGCGGCATCGGGGCGGTCGTTCCCCACGCGGGGCTTATCTACTCCGGGAAGGTGGCGGGATCGGTCTATGCCCGTCTCGCCTTTCCTGATGTCTTTGTAATCCTGGGGCCGAACCACACCGGCGTAGGGGCAGGAGTAGCGATTATGACCTACGGAAGATGGGAGACGCCCCTTGGACAGGCTCCTATCGACGCAGACCTGGCAAAGACCATCCTGCAGAATTCGCAGGCAATTGAGGAGGATCAGCTCGGGCATCAGCGCGAGCACTCGATTGAGGTCCAACTCCCTCTGCTCCAGGCGTTCGGTCTGCCCTTCTCCTTTGTGCCGATCTGCCTCTTCAGCAGTGAATATGCTGTCTGCCAGGATGTCGGGCTGGCGGTAGCCGAGGCAGTCGCGCGATCGGATCGATCGGTGCTGATAGTGGCCAGCACCGATATGAGCCATTACATCAGCCAGGACCAGGCTAAGGCAAAGGATCAACTGGCGATTGAAGCCATCCTGGCGTGCGACCCGGAGCGGTTGCATCGAGTCGTGAGACGGGAGGAGATTACCATGTGCGGATTTCACCCGACGACTGCCATGCTGATCGCGGCAAGAGAGCTTGGGGCCACCTCGGCCGAGTTGGTCGGCTACGCTACCTCTGCCGATGTCACCAAGGACGACTCCAGGGTGGTCGGGTATGCCGGACTGATTGTGAGATGA
- a CDS encoding phosphatase PAP2 family protein, whose amino-acid sequence MSVLPWLERLREWDEAGFHLINGSLRNRVFDLLMPLVSNKWNFAIPVGALLVYVLLFRPKRDRIIVISAIAVILLTDTTSQLLKDLFQRIRPCGVLNATACLRIRSFSFPSNHASNMFALATFLSYNHLRVGLLCFPAAVLVGYSRIYLGSHYPFDVLGGALWGVLIGLLSAVAIQRFIRPGGMQPANGATEKKDHSACGPETFQ is encoded by the coding sequence ATGTCTGTTTTGCCGTGGCTCGAAAGACTGCGCGAGTGGGATGAAGCCGGATTCCACCTGATTAACGGAAGCCTACGGAACCGAGTCTTCGATCTCCTGATGCCGCTCGTCAGCAACAAATGGAACTTCGCCATCCCGGTTGGCGCCCTACTGGTTTACGTATTGCTCTTCCGTCCGAAACGAGATCGCATCATAGTCATTTCCGCCATCGCGGTGATTCTACTCACCGATACAACCAGTCAGCTCCTGAAAGATCTATTTCAACGAATCAGACCATGTGGCGTCCTCAACGCGACTGCCTGCTTGCGTATCCGTTCATTCTCCTTTCCCTCCAACCACGCCAGCAACATGTTTGCCTTGGCTACATTTCTCTCCTATAATCACTTACGAGTAGGGTTGCTCTGTTTCCCGGCAGCTGTTCTGGTTGGGTATTCTCGGATCTATCTCGGCTCGCATTATCCGTTCGACGTCCTGGGCGGAGCGCTCTGGGGAGTCCTGATCGGACTTCTTAGCGCCGTAGCGATCCAGCGTTTCATACGACCAGGAGGAATGCAGCCTGCGAACGGAGCGACAGAGAAAAAGGATCATTCGGCCTGCGGGCCGGAAACCTTCCAGTAG
- the selD gene encoding selenide, water dikinase SelD — MMSAQQVRLTSLSHGAGUACKISPADLAQVLGQLPKFNDPNILVGTETSDDAAVYQLDNGQAIVQTVDYITPVVDDPYSCGLIAAANSLSDIYAMGATPLFALNIIGFPVGSLSLKILGEILRGGADKVREAGASIIGGHSIDDPEPKYGLVVTGLIDPTKIFKNSTALIGDDLVLTKPIGLGIITTAIKRSKLTQPAIDGAIALMAALNKDASEAMVAVGAHACTDVTGFGLLGHLHEMTAGSKVGARVSLSKVPVIPEAWTLIQEGICPGGTRRNYESLQGAIVWDPVIRQEAQLILCDAQTSGGLLIAVPKNRTAAMIQRLQERETPATALIGEIIEDPDGRIWVEP, encoded by the coding sequence ATGATGAGTGCTCAACAGGTGCGGCTCACGTCCTTGTCGCATGGAGCGGGCTGAGCGTGCAAGATCAGCCCCGCTGATCTGGCCCAGGTGCTGGGCCAGCTTCCCAAGTTTAACGACCCCAACATTCTTGTGGGGACCGAGACCTCAGACGATGCCGCTGTGTATCAACTGGACAACGGGCAGGCCATCGTCCAGACGGTGGACTATATCACCCCCGTGGTGGATGACCCGTATAGTTGCGGTCTGATCGCCGCCGCGAACTCTCTAAGCGACATCTATGCCATGGGCGCCACTCCATTGTTCGCCCTGAATATCATCGGTTTTCCAGTCGGGTCGCTATCACTGAAGATCCTAGGGGAGATCCTTCGTGGCGGCGCCGACAAGGTTCGTGAGGCCGGCGCCTCCATCATTGGAGGGCACAGCATCGACGACCCGGAGCCAAAATATGGCCTCGTCGTGACCGGACTGATCGACCCGACAAAGATCTTCAAAAACTCGACCGCTCTCATCGGGGATGATCTGGTGCTAACTAAGCCAATTGGCCTGGGGATTATCACTACGGCCATCAAGCGGAGCAAGCTTACGCAGCCGGCCATCGATGGCGCCATCGCGTTGATGGCCGCGCTGAATAAAGACGCATCAGAGGCTATGGTGGCGGTGGGAGCGCACGCGTGTACGGACGTCACAGGCTTTGGGCTGCTGGGCCACCTCCACGAGATGACTGCGGGGAGCAAGGTGGGAGCGAGGGTGTCGCTCTCAAAGGTTCCCGTCATCCCGGAGGCCTGGACATTGATTCAGGAGGGGATCTGTCCCGGCGGGACGCGACGGAACTATGAATCACTGCAAGGGGCCATCGTCTGGGATCCGGTGATTCGGCAAGAGGCCCAGCTTATCTTATGCGACGCCCAGACCTCCGGCGGCCTTCTGATCGCGGTGCCGAAGAACAGGACTGCAGCCATGATTCAGCGCCTGCAGGAGCGTGAGACACCCGCCACAGCCCTGATCGGCGAAATCATCGAGGATCCGGATGGCCGAATCTGGGTGGAGCCGTAA